The Exiguobacterium mexicanum genome includes a window with the following:
- a CDS encoding ComEC/Rec2 family competence protein, producing MPLYPLLPISLLIAGMYGSVALCLLLTVAIAFTCRGQSVYAHIGAVLLVLFVFVRPDAEPLPEEGPYLFAIESRRDNGLSARLYGQIDGTEGVLTGRDLALGRPGETCLVTFTHIPFAPLRNTGGFNESAWALGAGLTFKGSDVAIEACRPSDGIAGRMLRWKERQLARIEATYRPDVALYMEALLFGESRLLDEDTSFSYRVTGLLHLLVISGSHIALLVLAFRWLMRGLPFRQETKTQLIIAAVTLFGWLTGFSPPVARAVLVADLLLGLSLFGYRVRDPIRLLSWCAAMLLAVQPYLFWNLGFQLTVAMTLFLLVTRSIWKGPFGLAIYAQWFGLIFLWPVQPILSMLAPVYNVLVGLLISWFIIPITLLSYLVPTAEPLLYPVLDGLNGTFQLHHDWQPWLPLHEFTFWHAVTLAAVLWGGLILLEWKRWTGWALAVSSLFFLHVSLEWTEQPRVTFLDVGQGDAIVVEYGDVTGVIDVGGVFQDPKESKRSTYDPGADVVAPYIWKRGETRLDFLLLTHADHDHVGGLSGLLSSIEVDEVWLSAEVADQGKRDELLAELAAYQVPVRLLSSGDRPYPWMWVVAPDESGEDENANSVSLFMKVGDLTYLLTGDLPDTREGMIPTVDVDVFKLGHHGADSSSSRELIERVDPEWIVVSVGANNRYGHPHPDTLERIEGRRLLRTDEDGMVVCERNRCRGIVTRGVTPRNL from the coding sequence ATGCCGCTGTATCCACTATTGCCGATCAGCCTATTGATTGCCGGGATGTACGGGTCGGTCGCCCTCTGCCTCCTGTTGACTGTCGCCATCGCGTTCACCTGTCGCGGTCAATCCGTCTATGCGCATATCGGCGCCGTCCTGCTCGTCCTGTTCGTGTTCGTACGTCCTGACGCCGAACCGTTGCCGGAGGAGGGGCCCTATCTGTTCGCCATCGAGAGCCGACGGGACAACGGACTATCAGCGCGGCTGTATGGACAAATCGACGGGACGGAAGGTGTGTTGACCGGTCGTGACCTCGCACTCGGTCGTCCCGGAGAGACGTGCCTCGTCACGTTCACGCACATCCCGTTCGCACCGCTGCGTAATACGGGCGGATTCAATGAGTCGGCGTGGGCGCTCGGAGCCGGTCTGACGTTCAAAGGGAGTGACGTCGCCATCGAGGCGTGTCGTCCGAGTGACGGGATAGCTGGGCGGATGCTCCGCTGGAAAGAACGGCAGCTCGCGAGAATCGAGGCAACGTATCGACCAGATGTGGCGCTATACATGGAGGCGTTATTGTTTGGGGAGAGCCGATTGCTCGATGAGGACACCTCGTTCTCTTACCGGGTCACGGGTCTGCTTCATCTGCTCGTCATCTCCGGGTCACATATCGCGCTCCTCGTTTTGGCGTTCCGTTGGCTGATGCGCGGTTTGCCGTTTCGTCAGGAGACGAAGACGCAACTCATCATCGCCGCGGTCACGCTGTTCGGCTGGCTGACCGGGTTTTCGCCACCGGTCGCACGGGCCGTTCTCGTCGCCGATCTGTTGCTCGGGTTGTCGCTGTTCGGCTACCGTGTCCGTGACCCGATTCGGTTACTGAGTTGGTGTGCCGCGATGCTACTCGCCGTGCAACCTTATCTGTTCTGGAATCTAGGGTTTCAATTGACGGTCGCGATGACGCTATTTTTGCTCGTGACCCGGTCGATTTGGAAGGGGCCGTTCGGATTGGCCATCTATGCGCAATGGTTCGGTCTCATCTTCCTATGGCCCGTGCAACCAATTTTATCGATGTTGGCACCGGTATATAACGTGCTCGTCGGGCTGTTGATCTCTTGGTTCATCATTCCGATCACACTGCTCTCGTACCTCGTACCGACGGCCGAACCACTCCTCTATCCGGTCCTCGACGGGTTGAACGGGACGTTCCAACTGCACCATGACTGGCAGCCGTGGCTCCCGTTGCACGAGTTCACGTTTTGGCACGCTGTAACGCTCGCTGCCGTGCTGTGGGGTGGGTTGATCTTACTCGAATGGAAGCGCTGGACGGGCTGGGCGCTGGCCGTCAGTTCCCTTTTCTTCCTTCACGTCTCGTTGGAATGGACCGAACAGCCACGCGTCACGTTTCTAGATGTCGGGCAGGGCGATGCCATCGTCGTCGAGTATGGCGATGTGACCGGGGTCATCGATGTCGGCGGAGTGTTTCAAGACCCGAAGGAATCGAAACGGTCCACGTATGATCCGGGAGCGGATGTCGTCGCCCCGTACATATGGAAGCGAGGGGAGACGCGTCTCGATTTCTTGCTGCTTACCCATGCCGATCATGATCATGTCGGCGGACTGTCCGGTTTGCTCTCGTCCATCGAAGTCGATGAGGTGTGGCTCTCGGCGGAAGTAGCGGATCAAGGCAAACGAGACGAGTTACTGGCCGAGCTGGCGGCTTATCAGGTCCCGGTCCGGCTCCTGTCGAGCGGGGACAGGCCGTACCCGTGGATGTGGGTCGTCGCCCCGGACGAGTCAGGAGAGGATGAGAATGCGAACTCGGTGTCACTGTTCATGAAAGTCGGGGACCTCACTTATTTATTGACCGGAGACTTACCGGACACACGGGAAGGGATGATCCCGACCGTCGACGTCGATGTATTCAAGCTCGGACATCACGGGGCGGACTCATCCTCGAGTCGTGAGTTGATTGAGCGGGTCGATCCGGAATGGATTGTCGTCAGCGTCGGGGCGAACAATCGCTACGGTCACCCCCACCCCGACACGTTAGAGCGAATCGAAGGAAGACGGTTATTGCGGACGGACGAGGACGGGATGGTCGTCTGTGAACGAAATCGCTGTCGCGGGATCGTAACGAGGGGGGTCACTCCAAGAAATCTATGA
- a CDS encoding GNAT family N-acetyltransferase: protein MGLQEVRLVDVIPLRHEVLRPGQAVETCYFEGDDAETTRHYAWVEDGRVVSIATVMEVGRDFDGQTVPYQLRGMATDPAFAGQGIGSSFLQALHEAVSDSWWCNARAIAVRFYERNGLVTVGDAFDIPGIGPHYVMKYEKTAGS from the coding sequence ATGGGATTACAGGAAGTGAGACTCGTGGACGTGATTCCGCTCCGGCATGAAGTGTTACGGCCGGGACAGGCAGTCGAGACATGTTATTTTGAAGGGGATGACGCCGAGACGACACGCCACTATGCCTGGGTCGAAGACGGTCGTGTCGTGTCGATTGCGACCGTGATGGAAGTGGGGCGTGACTTCGACGGCCAGACGGTGCCGTATCAGCTCAGAGGGATGGCAACGGACCCGGCATTTGCTGGCCAAGGAATTGGCTCGTCCTTTTTACAGGCGTTGCATGAAGCGGTCAGTGATTCGTGGTGGTGCAACGCTCGAGCGATCGCCGTCCGGTTCTATGAACGGAACGGATTGGTGACGGTCGGTGACGCGTTCGACATTCCAGGGATTGGACCCCATTATGTGATGAAATACGAAAAAACAGCCGGCTCCTAA
- the rpsT gene encoding 30S ribosomal protein S20 — translation MANIKSAIKRAKTSEKRRVANSQEKAAMRTAVKRVDTLVVEGNKEAAQEAFVLATKKIDKAAAKGLIHQNKAGRDKSRLAARIAAL, via the coding sequence ATGGCAAATATCAAATCAGCAATCAAACGTGCAAAAACTTCTGAAAAGCGTCGCGTAGCGAACTCGCAAGAGAAAGCAGCAATGCGTACAGCAGTAAAACGTGTTGATACTCTCGTTGTAGAAGGTAACAAAGAAGCGGCTCAAGAAGCTTTCGTCCTCGCTACGAAGAAAATCGACAAGGCTGCAGCAAAAGGTCTAATCCACCAAAACAAAGCAGGTCGTGACAAATCACGTCTCGCAGCTCGCATCGCAGCTCTCTAA
- a CDS encoding YqzM family protein, with protein MHINSVRPQSENPFENDVQCKRNDAIDSAIGFIVPFGFFFTIFAIGVLIKFLSL; from the coding sequence ATGCATATTAACTCTGTTCGCCCACAAAGCGAAAACCCGTTCGAGAACGACGTGCAGTGCAAACGTAACGATGCCATCGATTCAGCAATCGGCTTCATCGTCCCGTTCGGCTTTTTCTTCACCATCTTCGCGATCGGTGTCCTCATCAAGTTCTTGAGCTTATAA
- the holA gene encoding DNA polymerase III subunit delta, with product MCVLNEPWLHNGKLSNVYVLFGTEKYLLETWERSIIKAANPSGDQFDVMQLDLHETSLDTALDEAETVPFFSEYRTVIVKHAQFLTGAKEKQKQNVERLTDYVLQPAPYSVLVFVIEAEKLDERKKVVKRLKERAIVLEAKKPSQSELMRYVGDELNRRGQKMERATVERLLFLCQDDWGKLVRELEKLQLYASEGADIPMEIVNDLVPRTLEDNVFQLSEFLVARRADAALRLVRDLEKQGQELIGLLSLLARQYRNMYLAKQLTEKGYGEKQIASKIGAHPYTVKLASQASRNFSEAQLARALTMIADADEAMKTGRGDKQIVFDTLVCQLTLL from the coding sequence GTGTGTGTTTTGAATGAACCGTGGCTGCATAACGGAAAGTTGTCGAACGTGTATGTCCTATTTGGGACAGAGAAATATTTACTAGAGACGTGGGAACGGTCGATCATTAAAGCCGCCAACCCGTCTGGTGATCAATTTGATGTCATGCAGCTCGACTTGCACGAGACGTCACTCGATACGGCGCTTGATGAAGCGGAGACGGTACCTTTTTTCAGTGAGTATCGGACCGTCATCGTCAAACATGCCCAGTTTTTGACGGGGGCGAAAGAAAAGCAGAAACAAAACGTCGAGCGCTTGACGGATTACGTCTTACAACCGGCGCCTTACTCTGTGCTCGTCTTTGTCATTGAAGCGGAAAAACTCGATGAACGAAAAAAAGTTGTCAAACGCCTGAAAGAACGGGCCATCGTCCTCGAAGCGAAAAAACCGAGCCAATCCGAATTAATGCGTTACGTCGGCGACGAATTGAATCGTCGTGGTCAAAAGATGGAGCGGGCGACCGTCGAGCGTCTGTTGTTCCTCTGTCAGGACGATTGGGGAAAACTCGTGCGCGAGCTTGAGAAATTACAACTCTATGCGAGTGAAGGCGCCGACATCCCGATGGAGATCGTCAACGACTTGGTCCCGCGGACGCTCGAGGATAACGTATTCCAGCTATCCGAGTTTTTAGTGGCCCGACGTGCGGATGCTGCGCTTCGGCTTGTACGGGACTTGGAGAAACAGGGGCAGGAATTGATCGGTCTGTTGTCGCTCCTCGCCCGGCAGTACCGGAATATGTATCTGGCCAAACAGTTGACGGAGAAAGGTTATGGCGAGAAGCAGATCGCCTCGAAAATCGGGGCGCATCCATATACGGTAAAACTCGCCTCACAAGCGAGCCGGAATTTCTCAGAGGCCCAGCTCGCCCGGGCGCTGACGATGATTGCCGATGCGGACGAGGCGATGAAGACGGGACGGGGCGACAAGCAAATCGTCTTTGACACACTCGTCTGCCAATTAACGTTACTGTGA